The following are encoded in a window of Fischerella sp. PCC 9605 genomic DNA:
- a CDS encoding class I SAM-dependent methyltransferase → MTKTKVNLGVVQETLLIPLWARAAEIKQADPIIVDPKSAEILEAIDYDFDKFATANNSQIGACLRGMLIDNWVRAYLQKHPQGSVVDIGTGLNTRFERVDNGKVRWFDLDLPDVMALRKQFFAETERRQFITASCLDTDWFECVKAAGTQSCMFVAEGVLMFLNEHQVKQLFANLLREFPGSLFAFDSISPLLVKNQKRHDVLKHTSANFDWSISDIRKLKDWDSRYQIMEICTFRDLPAKYLKRFSLLNRLLFSYIPPLRNTYRLALVKLG, encoded by the coding sequence ATGACTAAAACTAAAGTTAACCTTGGTGTGGTTCAAGAAACACTATTAATTCCCCTCTGGGCTAGGGCTGCTGAAATCAAGCAAGCCGACCCCATCATAGTAGACCCGAAATCGGCTGAGATTCTAGAAGCGATTGATTACGATTTTGATAAGTTCGCTACTGCAAATAACTCTCAAATAGGCGCTTGTTTGCGAGGAATGCTCATCGACAATTGGGTACGCGCTTACCTTCAAAAACACCCCCAAGGTTCGGTTGTCGATATTGGTACAGGACTAAACACGCGCTTTGAACGAGTAGATAACGGTAAAGTACGTTGGTTTGATTTAGATTTACCAGATGTGATGGCATTGCGAAAGCAGTTTTTTGCTGAAACAGAACGACGTCAATTTATCACAGCTTCTTGTCTGGATACAGATTGGTTTGAGTGCGTTAAAGCTGCTGGCACACAGTCCTGCATGTTTGTAGCGGAAGGCGTGCTGATGTTTCTTAACGAACATCAAGTTAAACAGTTGTTTGCTAATCTTTTGCGAGAGTTTCCCGGTTCTTTGTTTGCTTTTGATTCGATATCACCGCTGTTAGTCAAGAATCAAAAACGACATGATGTACTCAAACATACTTCGGCAAACTTTGATTGGAGTATCTCAGATATTCGCAAATTGAAAGATTGGGACTCCCGTTATCAAATCATGGAGATTTGTACGTTTAGAGATTTACCAGCTAAATATTTAAAACGTTTTTCCTTGTTAAATCGCTTGTTGTTCTCATACATTCCTCCCTTGCGAAATACCTATCGCTTAGCATTAGTTAAATTAGGTTGA
- a CDS encoding Mo-dependent nitrogenase C-terminal domain-containing protein → MTSAVQSPYSSEQVAAWLRGLLTIAWADGDFDDQEKDLIASITKDELALGTSLESLDVIEPEELAAVLGKGTPAAENFLRTAVMVAIADGTYSKSEDYLLHQLCKALGEPDNLLEALRHTLEYHPPEQVQQQVQTPLVIAPTKPQLDALHPVREWLDGLDIEDPRVARFLCKMIPSQCPFERDVKLFGQKIVHIPPLCKLNPLYEQLVGLRFRALSYLADECGEDVSEYI, encoded by the coding sequence ATGACAAGTGCTGTTCAATCTCCCTACAGCAGTGAACAAGTTGCCGCTTGGCTGCGGGGATTACTGACTATTGCTTGGGCAGATGGTGATTTTGATGACCAAGAAAAAGATTTAATTGCTAGTATCACTAAGGATGAACTGGCTCTAGGAACAAGCTTGGAATCATTAGATGTGATTGAACCAGAGGAATTAGCAGCTGTCTTAGGCAAAGGCACACCAGCAGCGGAAAATTTCTTACGTACTGCTGTTATGGTGGCGATCGCCGACGGTACTTATTCCAAAAGCGAAGACTACCTATTGCATCAGTTGTGCAAAGCTTTGGGAGAGCCAGACAATTTACTAGAAGCTCTGCGCCATACCCTAGAATACCATCCGCCAGAGCAGGTACAACAACAGGTACAGACTCCATTAGTTATCGCACCCACAAAGCCTCAACTTGACGCACTACACCCAGTGCGCGAATGGCTGGATGGACTAGACATCGAAGATCCCAGAGTTGCCCGCTTTTTGTGCAAAATGATTCCCTCCCAATGTCCATTTGAACGGGATGTCAAGCTGTTTGGGCAAAAGATTGTTCACATCCCACCTTTATGTAAACTCAACCCGCTTTATGAACAACTCGTAGGTTTGCGCTTCCGCGCCCTCTCCTATCTGGCAGATGAATGTGGTGAGGATGTTTCAGAATATATTTAG
- the obgE gene encoding GTPase ObgE: protein MQFIDQAEIEVEAGKGGDGIVAFRREKYVPAGGPSGGNGGKGGSVLLRAVENLQTLLDFRYNHRFKAENGGRGGPNNRTGANGKDLIIEVPCGTVVYDAQTGELIGDLVEPEQTLTIAKGGKGGLGNQHFLSNRNRAPEYALPGLPGEIKQLRLELKLLAEVGIIGLPNAGKSTLISALSAARPKIADYPFTTLVPNLGVVRKPSGDGTVFADIPGLIEGASQGAGLGHDFLRHIERTRVLLHLIDATSDDVIADYNTIQQELQAYGRGLSERPQVLALNKIDAVDRESVDLEALATTLNHLSHAQVFLISAVTGTGLELMLQELWSILDQLDAKDEQLVNSQ from the coding sequence ATGCAATTTATCGATCAAGCAGAAATTGAAGTAGAAGCAGGTAAGGGAGGCGATGGTATTGTCGCTTTCCGGCGGGAGAAGTATGTGCCAGCAGGTGGCCCCTCTGGTGGAAATGGGGGAAAAGGCGGTTCTGTGTTATTACGTGCGGTGGAAAACCTGCAAACTCTGCTCGATTTCAGATACAACCATCGATTTAAGGCAGAAAACGGTGGGCGTGGCGGGCCGAATAACCGCACTGGGGCAAATGGAAAGGATTTGATTATTGAGGTTCCCTGCGGCACAGTTGTCTATGATGCTCAAACAGGGGAATTAATAGGGGATTTGGTAGAACCTGAGCAAACTTTAACGATCGCCAAAGGTGGCAAAGGTGGATTGGGCAACCAGCATTTTTTGAGTAACCGCAACCGCGCCCCCGAATATGCCTTGCCAGGACTACCAGGAGAAATTAAACAGCTGCGTCTGGAGTTAAAACTCTTGGCAGAAGTGGGGATTATTGGGCTGCCAAATGCTGGAAAATCAACATTGATTTCGGCTTTATCGGCAGCACGTCCGAAAATTGCTGACTATCCCTTTACAACTCTCGTGCCAAATTTGGGTGTGGTACGCAAACCGAGTGGTGATGGCACAGTTTTTGCTGATATTCCTGGACTAATAGAAGGTGCTTCCCAAGGGGCAGGCTTGGGGCATGATTTCTTGCGCCACATTGAACGCACGCGAGTCCTACTGCATTTGATTGATGCCACTAGTGATGATGTGATCGCAGATTACAATACAATTCAACAAGAATTGCAGGCTTACGGGCGGGGATTGTCAGAACGTCCCCAAGTTTTAGCGCTAAACAAGATTGATGCAGTCGATAGGGAAAGCGTAGATTTAGAAGCACTAGCAACAACACTCAATCATCTTTCTCATGCTCAGGTATTCTTAATTTCAGCTGTTACGGGTACTGGTTTAGAGTTAATGTTGCAAGAACTTTGGTCAATACTCGATCAACTTGATGCTAAAGATGAACAGTTGGTCAATAGTCAATAG
- a CDS encoding thiol-disulfide oxidoreductase DCC family protein, which produces MNYYVIYDGNCNLCVTLVQLLETLDQGNLFRYIPMQDEQTLQKWGITPQDCQLGMILIDANAPDRRWQGSAAAEEIGRLLPLGNVFVDAYRALPGVKWVGDRVYEQIRDHRYSLFGKRSSTYHSAYCAEGGCKL; this is translated from the coding sequence ATGAATTACTACGTCATCTACGACGGAAACTGTAATCTTTGCGTTACCCTAGTGCAATTGCTAGAAACCCTAGACCAAGGAAACTTGTTTCGCTACATTCCGATGCAAGATGAGCAAACACTACAAAAATGGGGAATCACACCGCAAGATTGCCAGTTGGGTATGATTTTGATTGATGCCAACGCGCCAGATCGACGCTGGCAAGGCAGTGCAGCCGCCGAAGAAATTGGGCGATTATTACCATTGGGTAATGTTTTCGTAGATGCTTATCGTGCCTTGCCTGGAGTGAAATGGGTAGGTGATAGAGTTTATGAACAAATCCGCGATCATCGCTACAGCTTGTTTGGCAAGCGTTCTAGTACATATCACTCAGCATACTGTGCTGAGGGTGGCTGCAAACTTTAA
- a CDS encoding AraC family transcriptional regulator → MAEEKILTIDFAEEDAYAEILPRSPLMSSYKAKWDGIRLDYHQQPGHSTPEHSPKQHVISISLEERPVKVERVLNGHLHHECINYGDITVVPANSYHKLHWDLEAKFLLVSLDAELFTRVGYDSIDLQNYEVLPQLASADPLIQHIGLALKSELESDGMGSRIYIESLATTLCIHLLKNYSTSLAKISTYSDGLSRIQLRKAIEYINENLEQDLTLAEIAAAVGMSMYHFSRLFKQSTGLSPHQYVMNCRIEKAKKLLVLSEETINQICQQVGFQNQSHFTSVFRRLIGITPKVYREQVKI, encoded by the coding sequence ATGGCAGAAGAGAAGATCTTAACTATTGATTTTGCTGAAGAAGACGCTTATGCAGAAATTCTGCCGCGATCGCCCCTAATGTCAAGTTACAAAGCCAAATGGGACGGTATCCGGCTAGATTATCATCAACAGCCCGGTCATAGTACTCCAGAACATAGTCCCAAGCAGCATGTTATTAGTATTAGCCTTGAGGAGCGCCCCGTCAAAGTAGAAAGAGTATTAAATGGACATCTCCACCATGAGTGCATTAACTATGGTGATATTACCGTGGTTCCGGCGAATAGTTATCATAAGTTGCATTGGGATCTGGAAGCAAAATTTTTACTCGTGAGTTTAGATGCAGAACTGTTTACCCGTGTCGGTTACGACTCAATAGATTTGCAAAATTACGAAGTTCTGCCACAATTAGCTTCTGCCGATCCTCTAATTCAGCATATAGGGCTAGCGCTCAAATCAGAGCTAGAGTCTGATGGTATGGGTAGTCGTATTTATATCGAATCTTTGGCGACTACCCTTTGCATTCACTTGCTCAAGAACTATTCTACATCTTTGGCAAAAATTTCTACATATTCTGACGGTCTTTCTCGCATCCAGTTGCGAAAAGCGATTGAGTATATTAACGAGAACCTCGAACAAGATTTGACACTTGCTGAAATCGCTGCGGCTGTGGGAATGAGTATGTATCATTTCTCGCGCCTTTTTAAACAGTCAACTGGTTTGTCACCTCACCAATACGTGATGAATTGCAGAATTGAAAAAGCAAAAAAATTATTAGTTCTAAGTGAGGAAACAATTAATCAAATTTGCCAGCAGGTAGGTTTTCAAAATCAGAGCCATTTTACAAGTGTTTTTCGCAGACTCATAGGTATAACGCCAAAAGTTTACAGAGAACAGGTCAAAATTTAG
- a CDS encoding aldo/keto reductase, translating to MRYKLLGKSGLRVSELCLRTMTFGEEWGWGASQDESRKVFDAFVEAGGNFIDTANGYTDGSSEKIVGEFIASERERFVVATKYSFPLQMNNHSGNPNGSGNHRKNMMQSLEGSLKRLNTDYIDLFWLHAWDYMTPVEEIMRAFDDMVHQGKVLYIGISDAPAWIVSQANTLAQSYGWTPFVALQIEYNLLQRTPERELLPMAKAFDLAVLPWSPLGGGVLTGKYNRQSQGNGQEQGRLSTTGGGTISERALAIAEVVTQVAQEIGRSPSQVALAWLRAQSGVIIPIIGARKVSQIKDNLACVDITLSPEHLQRLNKVSQIELGFPHDFLQNDVMRDRLFGGTFNLIDNHHAYG from the coding sequence ATGAGATACAAACTCTTGGGTAAAAGCGGGTTGCGAGTCTCTGAACTTTGCTTGAGAACCATGACCTTTGGTGAAGAGTGGGGTTGGGGAGCATCCCAAGACGAAAGCCGAAAAGTCTTTGATGCTTTCGTAGAAGCGGGCGGAAACTTTATCGATACTGCCAATGGTTACACAGATGGCTCTAGTGAAAAAATTGTCGGTGAGTTCATCGCCTCGGAACGGGAACGCTTTGTAGTTGCTACTAAATACTCGTTTCCTTTGCAGATGAACAACCACTCAGGCAATCCCAATGGCAGTGGTAATCATCGCAAAAACATGATGCAGTCGCTCGAAGGCAGTTTGAAACGCCTCAATACAGACTACATAGATTTATTCTGGTTGCACGCTTGGGACTATATGACGCCTGTTGAGGAAATCATGCGTGCTTTCGATGATATGGTGCATCAAGGCAAAGTATTATATATTGGTATTTCTGATGCACCTGCCTGGATAGTTTCCCAAGCGAATACTTTAGCGCAGAGTTACGGCTGGACGCCGTTTGTAGCGCTACAAATTGAGTATAATTTGCTTCAGCGAACACCAGAACGAGAGTTGCTACCGATGGCAAAAGCCTTCGACTTGGCAGTATTGCCGTGGTCTCCTTTGGGTGGTGGTGTGCTAACGGGTAAATACAACCGGCAAAGTCAGGGAAATGGCCAAGAACAAGGGCGACTCTCAACTACAGGGGGAGGAACTATTTCGGAACGCGCTTTAGCGATCGCAGAAGTTGTTACCCAAGTTGCCCAAGAAATTGGACGTTCACCTTCACAAGTAGCACTTGCTTGGTTACGCGCTCAAAGCGGCGTGATTATCCCAATCATCGGTGCACGTAAGGTATCGCAGATTAAAGATAATTTAGCCTGCGTTGATATCACTCTCTCGCCAGAACATCTGCAACGCCTGAACAAAGTCAGTCAAATTGAGCTGGGTTTCCCTCATGACTTCTTGCAGAATGATGTAATGCGCGATCGCCTCTTCGGTGGTACATTCAACCTCATAGACAATCATCATGCTTATGGATAG
- the dps gene encoding DNA starvation/stationary phase protection protein Dps, which yields MSKNDLSSRLYPSRIDIPADARTKIVELINQTLAATTDLKTQTKQAHWNVKGTDFYQLHELFDEIADELEEFIDMFAERITALGGYACGTVRMAAASSILPEYPTDILDGMEHVTALAERFAPYAKHIRQAIDTTDNLGDADTADLYTEVSRTIDKRLWFLEAHLQAAALKPGNGTAATKTPEKAGVK from the coding sequence ATGAGCAAAAACGACCTGTCATCACGTCTTTATCCCAGCCGCATTGATATTCCTGCTGATGCACGCACCAAAATTGTTGAACTGATCAACCAAACTCTAGCAGCTACAACGGATCTAAAAACTCAGACAAAGCAGGCGCACTGGAATGTCAAAGGAACCGATTTCTACCAACTGCACGAATTGTTTGATGAAATCGCAGATGAGTTAGAAGAGTTCATTGATATGTTTGCGGAAAGAATTACCGCTTTGGGTGGCTATGCTTGCGGTACAGTTCGCATGGCAGCAGCCAGTTCTATATTGCCAGAATATCCTACTGATATTTTGGATGGTATGGAACACGTTACAGCTTTGGCAGAGCGTTTTGCACCTTACGCCAAGCATATCAGACAAGCGATCGATACAACTGATAACTTAGGCGATGCTGATACCGCAGACCTTTACACCGAAGTCTCTCGCACCATTGATAAACGACTCTGGTTCTTAGAAGCTCATTTGCAAGCAGCAGCACTCAAGCCAGGAAATGGTACCGCAGCAACCAAAACTCCAGAGAAAGCTGGCGTTAAATAA
- a CDS encoding pirin family protein, whose translation MFSNAKTHLIHDRNARGRTQTGWLDSYHTFSFGSFYDPNRMGFRSLRVINDDRVVPGAGFATHGHKDMEIFTYVLEGALEHKDSLGNGSIIRPGEAQIMSAGTGILHSEFNPSQTEPVHFLQIWILPDQQGLQPRYDQKAFPIEERRGQLRLIAAKDGRDGAVKVFQDVDLYTSILEPGNVVNYHLQPNRYGWLQIAQGVANLNGEELRSGDGVQMNGEEKLEISTDVGAEILLFDLG comes from the coding sequence ATGTTTTCAAATGCTAAAACTCATCTAATTCACGATAGAAACGCACGTGGTCGCACTCAAACAGGCTGGCTTGATAGCTACCATACATTTTCCTTCGGTAGCTTTTACGATCCTAACCGCATGGGATTTCGTTCTTTGCGTGTAATTAACGATGATCGCGTTGTTCCTGGTGCTGGTTTTGCTACCCACGGTCATAAAGACATGGAAATTTTCACCTACGTGCTGGAAGGTGCGTTAGAGCATAAAGACAGCTTGGGTAATGGGTCAATAATTCGTCCAGGGGAAGCACAAATCATGAGTGCTGGAACTGGGATTTTACACAGCGAATTTAATCCTTCTCAAACAGAACCAGTCCACTTCTTGCAAATATGGATTCTTCCCGATCAGCAAGGACTGCAACCCAGGTATGACCAAAAAGCTTTCCCCATTGAAGAAAGGCGTGGTCAATTACGTTTAATTGCTGCTAAAGATGGGCGTGATGGGGCTGTGAAAGTTTTTCAAGATGTTGATTTATACACATCTATTTTGGAACCTGGTAATGTTGTTAATTATCATCTCCAACCAAATCGTTATGGTTGGTTGCAAATTGCTCAAGGTGTAGCCAATTTGAACGGTGAAGAACTTAGATCAGGTGATGGTGTGCAAATGAATGGCGAAGAAAAACTTGAAATCAGCACTGATGTTGGTGCAGAAATCTTGTTGTTTGATTTAGGTTGA
- a CDS encoding EndoU domain-containing protein, with product MWLTIGLFISLVAVPLWLHSPVAAQQQDNKLLPFFDREDNPVPVGFPPGQQLDISPPPPKLNAFDQAVLNICGSIGTRVSPNQFQRLLSYYPDVLDKLQTVTGGELRPGRKTKSEFLQDLTNIWFKRQGFEHIFCGEIYNENDIGGLHFYGRYLQLQNQGIGGRLENNQAREEVVPGVIYTMGVVINQGNRKVTDVIKGYGYLSNAQEMLLDATKIFKLQGNTEGACIYNVRDWETGKTFSTVFVRKEKAIVTFYPDATPNGQPCKN from the coding sequence ATGTGGTTAACAATAGGATTGTTTATTTCGCTGGTTGCTGTTCCACTTTGGTTGCACAGTCCAGTGGCTGCTCAACAGCAAGATAACAAACTTCTGCCCTTTTTTGATCGTGAAGACAACCCTGTTCCTGTTGGTTTCCCACCAGGACAGCAGCTAGACATCTCACCACCTCCACCAAAGCTAAATGCTTTTGACCAAGCAGTTTTAAATATTTGTGGTTCTATCGGTACAAGAGTTAGTCCCAATCAATTTCAGCGGCTTTTATCTTACTATCCAGATGTCCTAGACAAACTGCAAACAGTGACTGGCGGTGAACTGCGTCCGGGTAGAAAGACAAAATCAGAATTTTTGCAAGATTTAACTAATATTTGGTTTAAACGACAGGGGTTTGAACACATCTTTTGTGGCGAAATATATAACGAAAATGACATAGGCGGTTTGCATTTTTACGGTAGATACTTGCAACTGCAAAATCAAGGCATTGGCGGACGCCTTGAGAATAATCAAGCCCGGGAAGAAGTGGTTCCTGGTGTAATTTATACAATGGGTGTGGTGATTAACCAGGGGAACCGTAAAGTCACAGATGTGATTAAAGGCTACGGCTACCTTAGCAACGCCCAAGAAATGCTTTTAGATGCAACTAAAATCTTTAAACTCCAAGGAAATACTGAGGGAGCATGTATTTATAATGTACGGGATTGGGAGACAGGAAAAACTTTCTCTACTGTTTTTGTTAGGAAAGAAAAAGCGATCGTTACCTTCTATCCCGACGCTACCCCCAACGGACAACCTTGTAAAAATTAA